CATCGGGGGAAGCGGTGACCGAGCTGACCATCGGCGAGCATGACATCCGCACCGCCGCGCCGATCCTTCAGGACATGCACCGCGCGGCGATGGCGGGCCATACCGGCTATGCCTCGGTGCCGGGCATCCCTGCCCTGCGCGATGCCATCGCGGCCCGTGTCACCGCCCGCACCGGCGTCGAGACGCGGCGCGAGAACGTGATGATCACGCCCGGCGGACAGGCGGGCCTTTTCGCCACCCATATGGCCGTGATCGATCCCGGTGATACCGCCCTCTATATCGATCCCTTCTATGCAACCTACCCCGGCACGCTGCGCGGCGCTTCCGCCCGGCCCGTGGCCATCCGCACCCGGGCCGAGGACGCGTTCGAGCCGCGTGCGGAAGACATCGCCGCCCACGCGGACGACGCCCGGTCGCTTCTGGTCAATTCCCCCAACAACCCGACCGGCGTGGTCTACAGCCGCGCCACGATGGAAGGGATCGCGCAGGTCTGCCACGACCACGACCTGTGGCTGATCTCGGACGAGGTTTACGACACACAGGTCTGGGAAGGCGCGCATCTGTCGCCGCGGGCGCTGCCCGGCATGGCCGAGCGCACGCTGGTTGTGGGATCGATGTCCAAAAGTCACGCGATGACCGGATCGCGCATCGGCTGGATCATCGGCCCCGAGAAGATCATCGGCGATCTGATCAACCTGGCCACGCACACGACCTATGGCGTGCCCGGCTACATCCAGGAGGCCGCACATTTCGCGCTCTCGCTCGGTCCCGATTTCGAGGCCGAGATCGCCGAGCCTTTCCGCCGCCGCCGCGCGCTGGCGCACCGCATTCTGGCGGAACAGAATGCCGTGGGTCTGATCCCCAGCGCCGGGGCGATGTATCTGATGCTGGATGTCCGCAGCACCGGGATGAGCGGCGAGGCTTTCGCCAATGCGCTGCTGGACGCGCACAGGATCGCGGTGATGCCCGGCGAAAGCTTCGGCGCGGCGGCGGCAGGCCATCTCAGGGTTGCCATGACGATCGAGGACGCAGCATTCGAGCGTGCCCTGCGCACCCTCTGCCAGTTCGCCAAGGACTGCGTCGACCGCGGCTGAGCCGCCCCCGCCCGCACCGCGCGCAAGAAAAAAGGCGCCCCATTTCGGGGGCGCCTTTCCTTTCCGTTACGTGGTCCGCTTAGAAGCGGTAGGACCCACGCAGGTTCAGCGTTGTCGCGTTGGCGTCAAGGCCCGACCCTTCGATGTCGTCGAAGCGGTGGCCCAGAAGCTCTGCACCGACGGTGAAGTCTTCGTTGACCTTGTAGGCCGCACCGACACCGACGAAGGCGCCTGTGTCATCACCGATCGACGTGCTGACGCGTGCCGCACCGGCTGTCGCATAGACCAGTGTGCTGCCCAGATCGTAACCGCCGCGCAGTTTCAGACGTGCCACATCGTCGGCTTGCGCGCCGCCGTCCAGATCGATGTCGAGCTTGTCGTATTCGACCTCTGCACCCAGCACATAGTTGCCGAAGTCATAGTCGTAGCCCATGTGGATACCGTAGGTGCCACCGTTGCCGTCGATACCGCCGTCACCGTTGATGTCGGCGTAACCGAGGTTCACACCACCGTAGAAACCGGTCCAGTCGCTGGCGGGAACCACGGGTGCGGGTGTTTCATAGACCGGCTGTTCGATCACGGGATCGGCCAGGTTGCCTGCAAATGCCGCGCCACCGAGCGCTGTGCTGGAAAGGGCGGCGATTGCTGTGATTTTTGTCATGCGTTTCATAGAGTTCTCCTTGGAACGTGCTCGTTACTCAAGGCAGTCGAACTGCCTTCACATGCCACTAACAACGCGCAGCGCGGGAAGTTCCAGCAAGATTGCCCAATCGTTAAAGACAGTGCGATTTCCCGCTGAAACCGGCCAGATGGTGGCTGATTGTTGCCTATTCGCGACAGTCCCCGACGGGGCGGGTTGTCGCAAACAGAACAGATTGCCGCAGAACCTGTGCCAGCATCGAGAAAAGGGAGATCGCAGGATGCAGCACGTGAACTGCACGGCCATATTGGTTGCACGCACGATCGGTGCAATGCGCGGGCGCGCGGCACGCGGCCGACCACTGGGATGGACTTCGATGCCGCCCCTTCCCGCCTGCTCCCTTCGAAAGACATAGCCATGAACGTCCAGACCCAAGCCCGCTCCGGTGGCCGCAACGCGCGCCGCGCGGCGCGTGCCGCCGCCCTGCCCGACCATCTGCGCCCCGTCCGTCCCGGCCTGAGCGGCGGGCAGTACAAACCGCTGACAGATGCAGATGTGCAGCGCATCCATACCGCGGCGCTCGACGCGCTGGAAACCATCGGCCTTGCCGACGCGCCGCCCTCCGGCGTGGCCTATCTGACCGGTGCGGGCGCAGTCGAGGGCGCGGACGGGCGCATCCGCTTTCCCCGCTCGGTCGTCGAGGACGCGCTGGCGCGCGCGAACCGCGATGTCACGCTGAACAGCCGCGACGGGCGCAACGATCTCGACCTCTCGGGCACGCGCGTCCACTACGGCACCGCTGGCGCCGCCGTGCATATGGTCGACGTCGACGGCCGCAGCTACCGCGACAGCACGGTGCAGGACCTGCACGATGCGGCGCGGATCGTCGACGTGCTGGACAACATCCATTTCTGCCAGCGCCCGATGGTCTGCCGCGATATTGCCGATAACTTCGAGATGGACCTCAATTCCGTCTATGCCTGCGTCACCGGCACCACCAAACATGTGGGCGTTTCCTTTACCGATCCGTCCTACGTGGGGCCCATCGTCGAAATGCTGCACATGATCGCGGGCGGCGAGGACGCGTGGCGCGCGCGCCCCTTCGTGTCGAATTCCAACTGCTTTGTCGTGCCGCCGATGAAATTCGCCACCGAAAGCTGTCTGGTGATGAAGGAATGTATCCGCCACGGCCTGCCGGTGCTGTTGCTCTCGGCGGGCATGGCCGGTGCCACCGCGCCCTCGACCATTGCGGGCGCCATCGTGCAGGCCGTTGCTGAATGCCTTGCCGGTCTTGTCTACGTCAACGCCATTGCGCCGGGCCATCCGGCGATCTTCGGCACATGGCCTTTCGGGCTGGACCTGCGCACCGGTGCGATGACCGGCGGGTCCGGCGAACAGGCGCTGCTGTCGGCGGGATGCGCGCAGATGCACGCCTTTTACGGCTTGCCCGGCGGTGCCGCGGGGGGCATCGCGGACAGCAAGCTGCCTGATATGCAGGCCGGGTGGGAGCAGATGTGCTCGAACGTGATGGCGGGCCTTTCGGGGCTCAACATGGTGTACGAGGCGGCGGGGATGCATGCCTCTCTGCTGGGGTTCTGCCACGAAAGCCTGATCCTCGGAGACGATCTGATCGGTCAGGCGCTGCGCTGCGTGCGCGGGATCGAGGTGACGGACGAAACCCTCGCGCTGGACCAGATCGCGCAGGTCTGCATGGGTGGGCCGGGACACTACCTCGGCACCGCGCAGACGCTGGGCCGGATGCAATCGGATCATTGCTATCCCGCGACCGGAAACCGGATGTCGCCGAAGGAATGGGTGGAAAAGGACCGGCCCGACCTCATCGCGACAGCGACCGCGCGCAAGGAGGAAATCCTGTCGAAACGCTCTGCCGCCGCACTTGACCCGCGTCTGGACCGCGCCCTTAGGGAGCGTTTCCGGATCCATTTGCCGATCTGAAACGATCCAGTTGCCCGCCGCGCGCCTTTGGCGACGTCATGCGCGTGACAGAAAAAGGGGGGACCGAAGTCCCCCCATTAAGTCTCGCCACCAGGGCTCGATTTGTTAACCGCTCGATGTTTTTTTGCCTGCGGCCCTGGCTGCGTCAGGGGCGAGCGCACCCGCCCCATGTAAAGGTGGGAAGGAACAAAGTACCGTTCCCACCCTATCTGCGTGTGCCACCCCCTTGCCGGGGGTGGCAAGGCATCAGCTGCACCCGCTCGTGCCGCCGCAGGTGTTGCACTTCATGCAGGTCCCGTTGCGCACCAGTGTGAAGTTGCCGCACTCGCCGCAGGCCTCGCCTTCGTAGCCCTGCATCTTGGCCTTGGTGCGCGCGTCCATCGACACGGCCCCCGAAGCCACTGTCGTGCTCGGCTGCATCACCGCCACGTCGCCGGCGACTTCCGCCGCTGCCGAACTGACCGCCTGCGCGATGGCCGACTGGCCCCCCTGCAACACGGTGAAGTTCTGCGGCACGCGGTTGCGCAGGTAACCGGGCGAAGTGATCTGCTTGAGCACTTCGAGCGATTTTGCCGCCGCGCTTTCGCTCAGTTCGGAGACGTTGGCCACGCCCTCGTCCTCGCCCCGGCCCAGATCGTCAAAGGTCGCCCCTTGCGGCTGGACATGCGCCAGATCGGTCCGGTCCAGATAGCTGACCGCCAGTTCGCGGAAGATATAGTCGAGGATCGATGTCGCGTTCTTGATGCTGTCGTTGCCCTGCACCATGCCCGCCGGTTCGAACTTGGTGAAGGTGAAGGCGTCGACGAACTCTTCCAGCGGCACGCCGTACTGAAGACCGACGGAGACCGCGATGGCGAAGTTGTTCATCATCGCCCGGAACCCGGCCCCTTCTTTGTGCATGTCGATGAAGATCTCGCCAAGCGAGCCGTCCTTGTACTCGCCCGTGCGCAGATAGACCTTGTGCCCGCCGACGATCGCCTTCTGGGTATAGCCCTTGCGGCGTTCCGGCATCTTCTCGCGGTGGGATTTGACGATTTCCTTGACGATCACCTTCTCGACGATCTTTTCGGCCAGCACCGCGGCCTTTTCCTGGATCGAGCCGCTCTCCAGCGTTTCCGCCGCCTCGTCGTCGTCCTCGACCAGCGCCGCCGCCAGAGGCTGCGACAGTTTCGATCCGTCACGGTAGAGCGCGTTGGCCTTCACCCCCAGCGACCAGCTGAGTTCATAGGCCTTCTGGCAATCCTCGATGGTGGCATCGTTGGGCATGTTGATGGTTTTCGAGATCGCCCCCGAGATGAAGGACTGTGCAGCGGCCATCATGGAGATGTGGCTGTTCACGCTCAGGAACCGCTTGCCCTTCTTGCCGCAGGGGTTGGCGCAGTCGAAAATGCCGTAGTGTTCGGCCTTGAGGTGCGGCGCCCCTTCCAGCGTCATGGTCCCGCAGACGTGATCGTTTGCCGCTTCGATATCCTTGCGCGAGAAGCCCAGCGATTTCAGCAGATCGAATGTCGGATCGTTCAGCTTTTCGGTGGGGATGCCCAGCACCTGCGTGCAGAACTCTTCGCCCAGCGTCCACTGGTTGAATACGAACCGGATGTCGAAGGCGGACCCGAGTGCTGCCTCGACCTTCTCGAGCTCGTTGGGTCCGAAACCGTGGCCCATCAGCGAGGTGTGGTTGATCCCCGGCGCGTTGCCGATGGTGCCGTGCCCGACGGCGTAACCGACGATTTCCTCGATCTGGGCCGAGCCGTAGCCCAGCTTTTCCAGTGCCGCCGGCACCGACTGATTGATGATCTTGAAATAGCCGCCACCGGCAAGCTTCTTGAACTTCACCAGCGCGAAATCGGGCTCGATCCCCGTGGTGTCGCAATCCATGACCAGACCGATGGTGCCGGTGGGCGCGATGACCGACACCTGCGCGTTGCGGTAGCCGTGCGCCTCGCCCAGCGTCAGCGCCTCGTCCCATGTGGACATCGCCACATCGACCAGACCCGGCTGCGGGCAGTTCGCGTGATCGAGCGGCACGGGCTTCACGCTCAGCTTCTCGTAGCCTGTCGCCTCGCCATAGGCCGCGTTGCGGTGGTTGCGGATGACACGCAGCATATGCGCGGCATTCTTGGCATAGCCCGGGAATGCGCCCAGCTCCGCCGCCATCTCGGCGGAGGTCGCGTAGGACACGCCGGTCATGATCGCGGTCAGCGCCCCGCAGAGCGCGCGGCCCTCGTCGCTGTCATAGGAATACCCCATGTTCATCAGCAGGCCGCCGATGTTGGCATAGCCCAGACCCAGCGTGCGGAAATCGAACGACCGCTGCGCGATTTCCTTCGACGGGAACTGCGCCATCATCACCGAGATTTCCAGCGTGACGGTCCACAGCCGGCTGGCGTGCATGTAATCCTCGACCTGGAACTCCCCGTCCTTGAGGAACGTGAGCAGGTTCATCGAGGCAAGGTTACAGGCCGTATCGTCGAGGAACATGTATTCCGAACACGGGTTCGAGCCACGGATCGCGCCGTCCTCGGGGCAAGTGTGCCAGTCGTTGACCGTGTCGTGGTACTGGATGCCGGGGTCGGCGCAGGCCCATGCGGCGTGACCGACCTGATCCCACAGGTCGCGGGCGCGGATGGTCTTGGACACCTTGCCAGTGGTGCGGTCCAGCAGTTCCCAGTCGGCGTCTTTCTCGACCGCCGTCAGGAAGGCGTTGGTCACGCGGATCGAGTTGTTGGAGTTCTGGCCCGAAACGGAGTTGTAGGCTTCGGAATCCCAGTCTGTGTCGTAGGTGGGGAATTCGATGCTGGTGTGGCCCTGCTTGGCGTAATCCAGCACGCGCTTGACGTAAGTTTCTGGGATCGCGACCTTCTTGGCTTCGCGGATGGCGTTTTTCAGCGCCTCGTTCTTCGCCGGATCATAGGCGTCCGCCTCCAGACCGTCCCAGGCGGCAATCGCCTTGAAGATCAGGTTCAGCTTCTGCTCGTGCATTTTCGAGCCGGCGACGATGGACGCAACCTTCTGCTCTTCGAGCACCTTCCAGTTGATGAAATCCTCGATGTCGGGATGGTCTGCATCGACGATCACCATCTTCGCCGCGCGGCGGGTGGTGCCGCCCGATTTGATGGCGCCGGCTGCACGATCGCCGATCTTCAGAAAACCCATCAAACCGGACGATTTGCCGCCGCCCGACAGCTTCTCGCCCTCTCCACGGAGAGACGAAAAATTGGTGCCCGTGCCCGAGCCGTATTTGAACAGGCGCGCCTCGCGCACCCACAGGTCCATGATGCCGCCGTCACCGACCAGATCGTCCGCCACGGACTGGATGAAGCAGGCGTGCGGCTGCGGGTGCTCGTAGGAGGATTTCGACCGTGTCAGCTTGCCGGTCTTGTAGTCGACGTAATAGTGGCCCTGCGCGGGTCCATCGATGCCGTAGGCCCAGTGCAGGCCGGTGTTGAACCACTGCGGGCTGTTGGGCGCCGCGCGCTGGGTCGCCAGCATGTAGCGCATCTCGTCGTAGTAGGTGCGTGCGTCCTCTTCGGTGGTGAAATAGCCACCCTTCCAGCCCCAGTAGGCCCATGCCCCGGCCAGACGGTCGAAAACCTGCTTGGACGATGTTTCGCCGCCCATCTCGGCGCCCTCATCGGGAACCGAGCGCCACAGGAACTCGGGCACGCCTTTTTCCTTCACGCGCTTGAGCTTGGACGGAACACCGGCCTTGCGGAAATACTTCTGCGCGATGACGTCGGAGGCCACCTGGCTCCAGCTTCTCGGGACTTCGACATTGTCGAGCTTGAAGACTGTGGATCCGTCAGGATTGCGGATTTCCGACACGGTCGACACGAAGTCGAGCGCCGCATATGCATCCTGGCCTTCGGTGGTGAATTTACGTTCAATCTTCATCGCGCTGCCCCATATCCAGCTTTTACCTTGTGGCGCGGATCGCTCCGCCACCGCTCTCTGCGCTGCTGACAAAAACACCGGCGCACCGCCGATCGACAACGCACCGTTGCCGTCCGAAGGGCTGATCCACCTAGGTTGTGATCGTTCGCCTGTCCCTGTCAGATGGCCCGCCTATTGAGCGTTTTACCACTACATATTGTGGCGTCACCATCAGCCATCACAAACTGGCGTATCAGGACATAGTGGGTCAACGGATTTATTCGCAAATTATTCATAAATTTTCAGTTGACGTGACGCCTGCGTAATCCCGCGCCACTGGCGCTGTGATTGATCCACAGCGGTTAATCTTTTGCCGCTGCCCCGCTCGCCCAGCCGCGGGGACAAAAAACAAAGGCATTAGGCCCGTTTAACAAAGCAGCTTTTGCCGGGGCGCAAAGTTGCCCCCGTGATATCCCCAGAGTTGCCCTCAGAATCGCCCGGCCGTTTCGCGGCCCCTCCGGCCCGGCGGCGGCTTGCGGAATTTGTTGCAGCGCTGCCGCAGTCGCGGCCCATCCCGTCAGATCTTGCGCGGCATTGCCGCGATCCCGGTCTGAACCACCAGATCTTGTGTCTCGCGGCGAATAGAATCGCATCGGGTTGACCACCGCACCCGGAACGCAAAAGGCCCCACCAGTGACGGTGGGGCCTTTTAGCGGGATCCAAGGATCCGGATGGTCGGGGCGGCAGGATTCGAACCTACGACCCCCTGTACCCAAAACAGGTGCGCTACCAGACTGCGCCACGCCCCGACTGCCGCATTCTCTAGCGAAGCGTCGCGGGATTGAAAAGCGGAAATCTGCGGCTGCGCGGGATTTTTCGACCGGCCTAGTCCGCCGTGTCGCACGACCACGGTTCTTGCTCGCTGACAAAGGCCGGATGGCGCAGCACGTCGCCCTCTTCGATGCCCAGACGCCGCGCAAGCCCGCCGTTGATTTCAAGCACACCGCGCAACAGCATCGGTCCCGGAGAGATCACGCTTTCGTCCAGCGGCTGCGCGCGGTGGTGAATGTGCCGGATCACCCCCGCGTCATCCAGAAACAGCATATCGAGGGGAATCAGCGTGTTGCGCATCCAGAAGCTCATCTGTTGCGGACGGTCGTAAACGAACAACATCCCCTGGCTCAGCGGCATGCTTTCGACGTGCATGAGCCCCTGCGCGCGCGTGCTTTCGGTATCTGCGATATCGACGTTGAACGCGGCCTTGCCAAAGCTGCCGGTGATCGTAACCCGCCCCGTCGGACAGCTCTGGGCCAGCGCGCCGCGCGCCACAAGCGGCGCGGACAGCACCCCTAGGACAAATGCGCGTCTGCCGAGATTACCGTTTCCCATGCCTGCACCTCCGCTGCCATCCGGCCTCTTTTACCGTCGATAACGCGCATCGCGATCGCCTCGCCCGGTTGCAGATCGGACAGGCCGGACTGCCGCAGCACGTCAATATGTACAAAGACATCCTCGCTCCGGCCAAAAACATTGGCAAACCCGAAGCCCTTGGATTTGTCGAACCACTTTACACGCGCCGCTTCAAGCGGCGTCTTCGCGATCTCTTCGCCGTTCAGGCCGATGATATCCGCCAGCGCCGATTGCGTGCCTTCCGGCGGGGTGATCGACACGACCTCCGCCGCCTGCACGCCGCGGTCTGTCTTGTGCGCCATCAGCGTCACACGCGACCCGTCCGCGACCGAACTTTGCCCGAAATTGCGCAGCACATTGACGTGCAGCAGGATGTCCGGCCCGCCTTCGTCGGAGACGACGAATCCGAAGCCTTTGACCGGATCAAACCATTTGACCGACCCCACGACCCTGAAAGGTCCGACCTGCTGTTCGTCCATATGTCCCATGGTGTATACCGTATATCAAAAAGGCGTTCGAAAGCAAAAAACACGGACGCGCCGAAATTGGCGGGGCCGGCGTGGATGGCGCGACTACGGATTCAGCCTGGTGATTTCCCAATCGGAATTGATCGTACTGCGCCGCCACTGGAAACGGTTGTGCAGCCGCGCCTCCCCGTCCGCCCAGAATTCCAGCTCCAGAGGCTCCAGCCGGAACCCTCCCCAGTAGGGCGGCCGGGGCGGATTATCGCCGTGTTCGGCTTTCGCCTGCTCCAGCGCCGCTTCGAGCGCTTCGCGATTCTCCAGCGGGCGCGACTGGCGCGAGGCCCATGCCCCCAGCCTGCTTTTGGGCGACCGGGAGGCGAAATAGGCGTCAGCCTTTGCGCCGTCCTCGCGGGTGATGAGCCCGCGCGCGCGCACCTGGCGGCGCAGGGATTTCCAGTGGATCACGAACGCAGCCTTGCCCGCGAAATCCAGTTCCCGCGCCTTGGCGCTTTCATAGTTGGTATAAAAGACAAACGCGTTGTCCTCGATCCCCTTGAGCAGGACG
Above is a genomic segment from Sulfitobacter sp. HNIBRBA3233 containing:
- a CDS encoding pyridoxal phosphate-dependent aminotransferase — protein: MQVSKRIDTLLGGGSDGWEVFNRARQMIASGEAVTELTIGEHDIRTAAPILQDMHRAAMAGHTGYASVPGIPALRDAIAARVTARTGVETRRENVMITPGGQAGLFATHMAVIDPGDTALYIDPFYATYPGTLRGASARPVAIRTRAEDAFEPRAEDIAAHADDARSLLVNSPNNPTGVVYSRATMEGIAQVCHDHDLWLISDEVYDTQVWEGAHLSPRALPGMAERTLVVGSMSKSHAMTGSRIGWIIGPEKIIGDLINLATHTTYGVPGYIQEAAHFALSLGPDFEAEIAEPFRRRRALAHRILAEQNAVGLIPSAGAMYLMLDVRSTGMSGEAFANALLDAHRIAVMPGESFGAAAAGHLRVAMTIEDAAFERALRTLCQFAKDCVDRG
- a CDS encoding outer membrane protein, with translation MKRMTKITAIAALSSTALGGAAFAGNLADPVIEQPVYETPAPVVPASDWTGFYGGVNLGYADINGDGGIDGNGGTYGIHMGYDYDFGNYVLGAEVEYDKLDIDLDGGAQADDVARLKLRGGYDLGSTLVYATAGAARVSTSIGDDTGAFVGVGAAYKVNEDFTVGAELLGHRFDDIEGSGLDANATTLNLRGSYRF
- a CDS encoding trimethylamine methyltransferase family protein; translated protein: MNVQTQARSGGRNARRAARAAALPDHLRPVRPGLSGGQYKPLTDADVQRIHTAALDALETIGLADAPPSGVAYLTGAGAVEGADGRIRFPRSVVEDALARANRDVTLNSRDGRNDLDLSGTRVHYGTAGAAVHMVDVDGRSYRDSTVQDLHDAARIVDVLDNIHFCQRPMVCRDIADNFEMDLNSVYACVTGTTKHVGVSFTDPSYVGPIVEMLHMIAGGEDAWRARPFVSNSNCFVVPPMKFATESCLVMKECIRHGLPVLLLSAGMAGATAPSTIAGAIVQAVAECLAGLVYVNAIAPGHPAIFGTWPFGLDLRTGAMTGGSGEQALLSAGCAQMHAFYGLPGGAAGGIADSKLPDMQAGWEQMCSNVMAGLSGLNMVYEAAGMHASLLGFCHESLILGDDLIGQALRCVRGIEVTDETLALDQIAQVCMGGPGHYLGTAQTLGRMQSDHCYPATGNRMSPKEWVEKDRPDLIATATARKEEILSKRSAAALDPRLDRALRERFRIHLPI
- a CDS encoding vitamin B12-dependent ribonucleotide reductase, coding for MKIERKFTTEGQDAYAALDFVSTVSEIRNPDGSTVFKLDNVEVPRSWSQVASDVIAQKYFRKAGVPSKLKRVKEKGVPEFLWRSVPDEGAEMGGETSSKQVFDRLAGAWAYWGWKGGYFTTEEDARTYYDEMRYMLATQRAAPNSPQWFNTGLHWAYGIDGPAQGHYYVDYKTGKLTRSKSSYEHPQPHACFIQSVADDLVGDGGIMDLWVREARLFKYGSGTGTNFSSLRGEGEKLSGGGKSSGLMGFLKIGDRAAGAIKSGGTTRRAAKMVIVDADHPDIEDFINWKVLEEQKVASIVAGSKMHEQKLNLIFKAIAAWDGLEADAYDPAKNEALKNAIREAKKVAIPETYVKRVLDYAKQGHTSIEFPTYDTDWDSEAYNSVSGQNSNNSIRVTNAFLTAVEKDADWELLDRTTGKVSKTIRARDLWDQVGHAAWACADPGIQYHDTVNDWHTCPEDGAIRGSNPCSEYMFLDDTACNLASMNLLTFLKDGEFQVEDYMHASRLWTVTLEISVMMAQFPSKEIAQRSFDFRTLGLGYANIGGLLMNMGYSYDSDEGRALCGALTAIMTGVSYATSAEMAAELGAFPGYAKNAAHMLRVIRNHRNAAYGEATGYEKLSVKPVPLDHANCPQPGLVDVAMSTWDEALTLGEAHGYRNAQVSVIAPTGTIGLVMDCDTTGIEPDFALVKFKKLAGGGYFKIINQSVPAALEKLGYGSAQIEEIVGYAVGHGTIGNAPGINHTSLMGHGFGPNELEKVEAALGSAFDIRFVFNQWTLGEEFCTQVLGIPTEKLNDPTFDLLKSLGFSRKDIEAANDHVCGTMTLEGAPHLKAEHYGIFDCANPCGKKGKRFLSVNSHISMMAAAQSFISGAISKTINMPNDATIEDCQKAYELSWSLGVKANALYRDGSKLSQPLAAALVEDDDEAAETLESGSIQEKAAVLAEKIVEKVIVKEIVKSHREKMPERRKGYTQKAIVGGHKVYLRTGEYKDGSLGEIFIDMHKEGAGFRAMMNNFAIAVSVGLQYGVPLEEFVDAFTFTKFEPAGMVQGNDSIKNATSILDYIFRELAVSYLDRTDLAHVQPQGATFDDLGRGEDEGVANVSELSESAAAKSLEVLKQITSPGYLRNRVPQNFTVLQGGQSAIAQAVSSAAAEVAGDVAVMQPSTTVASGAVSMDARTKAKMQGYEGEACGECGNFTLVRNGTCMKCNTCGGTSGCS
- a CDS encoding DUF192 domain-containing protein, with protein sequence MGNGNLGRRAFVLGVLSAPLVARGALAQSCPTGRVTITGSFGKAAFNVDIADTESTRAQGLMHVESMPLSQGMLFVYDRPQQMSFWMRNTLIPLDMLFLDDAGVIRHIHHRAQPLDESVISPGPMLLRGVLEINGGLARRLGIEEGDVLRHPAFVSEQEPWSCDTAD
- a CDS encoding cold-shock protein codes for the protein MDEQQVGPFRVVGSVKWFDPVKGFGFVVSDEGGPDILLHVNVLRNFGQSSVADGSRVTLMAHKTDRGVQAAEVVSITPPEGTQSALADIIGLNGEEIAKTPLEAARVKWFDKSKGFGFANVFGRSEDVFVHIDVLRQSGLSDLQPGEAIAMRVIDGKRGRMAAEVQAWETVISADAHLS
- the pdxH gene encoding pyridoxamine 5'-phosphate oxidase is translated as MADRDGIFAGEDPFALVRDWLSEADPQELNDPNAMALATVDETGMPNARVVLLKGIEDNAFVFYTNYESAKARELDFAGKAAFVIHWKSLRRQVRARGLITREDGAKADAYFASRSPKSRLGAWASRQSRPLENREALEAALEQAKAEHGDNPPRPPYWGGFRLEPLELEFWADGEARLHNRFQWRRSTINSDWEITRLNP